One genomic segment of Brassica napus cultivar Da-Ae chromosome A3, Da-Ae, whole genome shotgun sequence includes these proteins:
- the LOC125606861 gene encoding 50S ribosomal protein L3-1, chloroplastic codes for MAMTMASLSFPSSLNKPTLSSSLLTPSKASSFLTKPKRKPLTISMSMEAGIGVMASKLGMMSFFEPDGTVVPVTVVGFREGNIVTQVKTLATDGYDAVQVGYRRVRDKKLTKPETGHLEKAGVIPLRHLQEFRLTSVEGFEPNQKLVFDEIFKEGDLVDVAGTTIGKGFQGGIKRHNFKRGQMTHGSKSHRALGSIGAGTTPGRVYKGKKMPGRMGGTRTKIRKLKIVKVDKELNVVMIKGALPGKPGNLLRITPAKIVGVNIPKN; via the coding sequence ATGGCGATGACAATGGCGTCTCTTTCCTTCCCATCTTCACTCAACAAACCAACCTTATCCTCCTCACTCCTCACCCCATCGAAAGCCTCTTCCTTTCTCACCAAACCCAAACGAAAACCCCTCACAATCTCCATGTCCATGGAAGCCGGAATCGGCGTGATGGCCTCAAAGCTCGGCATGATGTCTTTCTTCGAGCCAGACGGCACCGTGGTCCCCGTCACCGTCGTCGGCTTCCGCGAAGGCAACATCGTGACCCAAGTCAAAACCTTGGCCACCGACGGGTACGACGCCGTCCAGGTCGGGTACCGCCGCGTCCGCGACAAGAAGCTGACGAAGCCCGAGACGGGCCATCTCGAGAAGGCCGGCGTGATCCCGCTGCGGCATCTCCAGGAGTTCAGGCTGACGAGCGTGGAAGGGTTCGAGCCGAACCAGAAGCTGGTGTTCGATGAGATTTTCAAGGAAGGTGATCTTGTTGACGTGGCGGGGACGACGATTGGGAAAGGGTTCCAGGGAGGGATTAAGAGGCATAACTTCAAGAGAGGGCAGATGACTCATGGTTCCAAGAGTCATCGTGCTTTGGGGTCGATTGGTGCTGGGACGACGCCTGGGAGGGTTTACAAAGGGAAGAAGATGCCTGGGAGGATGGGAGGGACGAGGACGAAGATTAGGAAGCTTAAGATTGTTAAGGTTGATAAGGAGTTGAATGTTGTGATGATTAAAGGTGCTTTGCCTGGTAAGCCTGGGAATCTTCTTCGTATTACTCCGGCAAAGATCGTTGGAGTTAATATTCCTAAGAACTAG